A part of Rattus rattus isolate New Zealand chromosome 6, Rrattus_CSIRO_v1, whole genome shotgun sequence genomic DNA contains:
- the LOC116904543 gene encoding acidic proline-rich protein PRP33-like, with translation MLVVLLTAALLVLSPAHGSDEEVIYEDSSSQLLDVEQQNQKPGQHHPKPPPGGLPPRPPASDENGDGDDSDDGDDNGSGDDGNRPERPPQHGGNHHHPPPGHHHGPPPPGGPQRPPQPGNPQGPPPQGGPQGPPQPGNPQGPRPQGGPQQRPPQPGNPQGPPPQGGPQRPPQPGNPQGPPPQGGPQRPPQPGNPQGPPPQGGPQQRPPQSEHAHDPAQDGTHEQPSYLWSFFA, from the exons ATGCTGGTGGTCCTGCTTACAGCAGCCTTGCTGGTTCTGAGCCCAGCTCACGGCTCAGATGAAG AGGTCATCTATGAAGACTCATCTTCTCAACTCTTAG ATGTAGAGCAGCAGAACCAGAAACCTGGTCAACATCATCCAAAACCACCTCCTGGAGGATTACCCCCAAGACCTCCTGCTTCTGATGAAaacggtgatggtgatgatagcgatgatggtgatgataatggcaGTGGGGATGACGGAAATAGACCAGAGAGACCACCACAACACGGAGGCAATCACCACCATCCTCCTCCAGGACACCACCATGGTCCACCCCCACCAGGAGGCCCTCAGAGACCCCCTCAGCCTGGAAACCCACAaggccctcccccacagggtGGCCCTCAGGGACCTCCTCAACCTGGAAACCCACAAGGCCCACGCCCACAGGGAGGACCCCAGCAGAGACCCCCTCAGCCTGGAAaccctcaaggcccacccccacagGGTGGCCCCCAGAGACCTCCTCAGCCTGGAAACCCACAaggccctcccccacagggtGGTCCTCAGAGACCCCCTCAGCCTGGAAACCCACAAGGCCCACCCCCACAGGGAGGCCCACAGCAAAGACCCCCTCAGTCTGAACACGCACACGACCCAGCACAGGACGGAACCCATGAACAGCCAAGTTACCTATGGTCATTTTTTGCATAA